The following is a genomic window from Aquila chrysaetos chrysaetos chromosome 2, bAquChr1.4, whole genome shotgun sequence.
AAAGAATACTTATGTTCACGATCCCTATGGTTGTGAGTTTGCTCTTAGCAGACCAGGACAAAGGAAGATAGAAGTAACTGCCAACTTTTATGCTCCAAAACAGGTGTCAGGAAGGGCACTGTGCAAAGGAATGGTCTTAACAGCATCTCTTCATCACATCTTTCCAGTAGGTGCCTTTGGTTTTTAACGTATTAAATTCgaaataaaaggggaaaaaaacccctgtacCTTGGTTACCAGGTTGCTCTCTCCAGCGAGCACTTCCATTTGAAAATTTCTGTATGTGCTGTCAATTATACTGGTTTTATTCACTACACAGGTGATCCCCGGATTCTTGTCAATTATAACCTGGCCTGAAAGAGAGGGCAAAAGATGTTCTGGTTAAGGGACTACAACCTCTTAATGTTCTACTAAAAGACACAAACACTGCTGCTTACAGTTAACAAAACTAAGCATGTATTAGAACAACTCTAATGATTCAGGGTTGCAGACGTGACATCTTTCTAAGGCACATACTTTACCCTGACCCAGTGCTCAGTGAAGGGAGACCACAATTACTGTAGAACTGTGCCTTCTGTGCACTGCTACAGCATCAGCCCAAGGCTATTTAAAGTCGAAAtataaagcaatgaaaagcactcaaaagttttctttgtaCAAGTAATAATTTATCAGCAGAATAActgttaaaatatctttttaagactatacaaaatatattaattacttttttgaGAAGAGTTGTTTTACCTACCAATCAAATGTCTGTATGGTAGCTGATGATCTCTAAGATTCAAGTGAGCTATGTGACCAACACGGCTAAATCCAGAGGTGACTTCTTGACCTTCAGGAAGGACTGCTCGTAGGATCTCCTCCAACTTGAAATTCTCGTAGGTCAGCTCCAAGTTATACTTGGACACCTCAGGATGAACATTAAGCTGTTTTAATACCTCTTGCTCCGATTCCCCTAATGAGAATTCTGGTATTTTATGAGGATCCAGAATAACAAGTCTACTGTCCTCATCTTCTGGATCCTCAACCACTCGCTTTAGACCAGGACGCTGTAGTACCGTATGTTTTAGGGACTTTAGCAAAGTatttacaatttctttcttgACTTTAAGAACTGGAACAGCAACTGTCCTTTTAAAAGCTTCCCTGTTGAGTAGTGTCATCCCACGCACTTCAGGATGTGGCGAATACAGTTCTAGATTAGCTTTATCCTCCACAGTTTCAGGCATTGtaaaaaacctattttttttaactactacAAACAGCCCAGGTATTCTGCCAGAATATTGCGCCGATAGCATCCAAACTGCTGGAAATGATGTATTTGATGCAGCTGTCCTAAAACGATTAGTTTTCAGTAGTCTGGCAGAGTATCCAAATCTCCATAAAGTCCTAGAAgagaaattattcattttatagACATTATGTAATCATTCCATTAAAAAGGCTGCAAATCACATGGATTTGCTGTTCTCTTAAACTAGAATTTCCATCTGTACCAAACAATCCACAATAGTTTAGTAAAGCTctttattacaaataatataCTACAAATTTCTGTCCtttcacaaatgtatttttagactTAAACATTAACTAACTTTAAGCAGTGAGATAATCCCCTCCTGCCAAAAAACAATGACCTCTCTTTGTTCTAATAAATGTGATATTAATCCCGGTAAGCCACATGGAAAAATTTCTACCGTCTTGATCCTACTGTTGGATCCCTTCTGTCTCCGATAAAATTCATTACCAAGCAGTGGTTGCTAGAAAACAGTTATTAGCAATAGCGGTCATAATCACTCTTCGGCGATTTCTGGCTCCTATACCCCAGTGGTAAGACTCACTCCGTAGTGTCTTTGCTCCACAAGCTGCGTGCCAGAAAGACCATGAATTAAATGCAGAATTCCCCTAAAGGTACAGAGAAGCATTAGTAATGCCTGTTTGAGCAAGTGAACCCCTCTGCACAGTTCATTCATAGGACGGGGACTTGAAAAGTAGCTGTATGCTTCTTTAAATGGTTTCCCCCACTAAAGCCAGTCCAAAGGGGCCCAACTTTCCTGATTCTGCACCGGCTGCTCCTAGGCAGGAACCAAGGGTTTAGGTAGTGTGTGAGGCTGACATTTCTCCTGACTTCTTGGGAAGTTTGTTTTAAGATTGGGGGTTGACAGGAGAGATGCAAACCAGCTCTGAAAGGAAACCGGTTCTCTTGCCTGCTTCAGACATCTACAGGGCTGCTGCCCTCCTTCTGGATAACAAGCCATGCGGTCTCTTCTTCAAAAAAGGAGCTGCGCTCCACCCTTAGCAAAGCTGGCCCCGCTcccatcctccctcccccacAAATCCCAGCTCCTCGCTGGGACTCCCCACATCTCCAAGCCGGCTCTTTTCCCCAAGCCAAGTTTTTGGCAAAGCGCACCTCCTTTCCCTGTTGactcaaaaataaacattacatTCTTCACGTCTGctacagaggagaaaaaacttCATCCAGAGGCCAGAGCATCCCGGTGTTTTTCTTAGGCATTCCCCTACTCCCTACCTGGAAACTGCTGACCCAGTTTGCATGGGCATCTCGGTGTCAGATAAGCCCCCCCGCCGCTGGGTCTGGCCGGAGGTCCCTGCAGCCAGGACGAGGACCAACACCTCCCCAACACCGCCTACGGGAAGGCCTGCCCTTCCCCCGTAACCACGGTCCCGCCAAGATCCGCGTTTGCCCCGTTCTTCCCTCAGAGCAATCTGAGGtaaatcgggggggggggggggggggtgtgctcCGCCCGGCCCCAGCTCCACcgggcacacacacacacacacacacacgcaagGACCCCCGGCCGGGTGGGAGAGGCGCCGGCCAGGCCTCACCGGGGGGAAGGGGCCCTCGGCAGAGCGGGAGCCTCGGCGgggtcaccccccccccctcgtcCTGAGGGGagccccgccggcagccgccgccTCGGGCCCACCGCGGCCTGGGCCGCCCGCCGCTGGCCGGGGGGGcggaggtgaggtgaggtgagcCGGCCCGGCCGTGGGGACCCCCCCATGCC
Proteins encoded in this region:
- the TRMT5 gene encoding tRNA (guanine(37)-N1)-methyltransferase isoform X2, which codes for MRTLWRFGYSARLLKTNRFRTAASNTSFPAVWMLSAQYSGRIPGLFVVVKKNRFFTMPETVEDKANLELYSPHPEVRGMTLLNREAFKRTVAVPVLKVKKEIVNTLLKSLKHTVLQRPGLKRVVEDPEDEDSRLVILDPHKIPEFSLGESEQEVLKQLNVHPEVSKYNLELTYENFKLEEILRAVLPEGQEVTSGFSRVGHIAHLNLRDHQLPYRHLIGQVIIDKNPGITCVVNKTSIIDSTYRNFQMEVLAGESNLVTKVKENNIAYELDFSKVYWNPRLSTEHGRIVELLKPGDVLFDVFAGIGPFAIPAAKKKCHVFANDLNPESYNWLLHNCKLNKVDNKIKAFNMDGRDFLLGPVREELSKELQLLKEEQKTSFHIVMNLPALAIEFLDVFRHLLAGEPCSTAGLPTVHCYGFSKHDDPAKDIQERAEASLGTSLDGRCSTYLVRNVAPNKEMLCISFQIPADVLYKRPCPDEANPASKRLRTSKDFSEEKLLS
- the TRMT5 gene encoding tRNA (guanine(37)-N1)-methyltransferase isoform X1, translating into MVFLARSLWSKDTTETLWRFGYSARLLKTNRFRTAASNTSFPAVWMLSAQYSGRIPGLFVVVKKNRFFTMPETVEDKANLELYSPHPEVRGMTLLNREAFKRTVAVPVLKVKKEIVNTLLKSLKHTVLQRPGLKRVVEDPEDEDSRLVILDPHKIPEFSLGESEQEVLKQLNVHPEVSKYNLELTYENFKLEEILRAVLPEGQEVTSGFSRVGHIAHLNLRDHQLPYRHLIGQVIIDKNPGITCVVNKTSIIDSTYRNFQMEVLAGESNLVTKVKENNIAYELDFSKVYWNPRLSTEHGRIVELLKPGDVLFDVFAGIGPFAIPAAKKKCHVFANDLNPESYNWLLHNCKLNKVDNKIKAFNMDGRDFLLGPVREELSKELQLLKEEQKTSFHIVMNLPALAIEFLDVFRHLLAGEPCSTAGLPTVHCYGFSKHDDPAKDIQERAEASLGTSLDGRCSTYLVRNVAPNKEMLCISFQIPADVLYKRPCPDEANPASKRLRTSKDFSEEKLLS